One window of the Anaeromyxobacter dehalogenans 2CP-C genome contains the following:
- a CDS encoding glycerol-3-phosphate dehydrogenase/oxidase has product MGEHDVIIVGGGVNGTGTARDCAMRGLRVLLLEKSDFGVGASGNSSGMIHGGIRYMLSDRKVTELACRDSGYIQRIAPHLLFRIPFLMPFGSRAEGATLAERAAWYATEVYVGTYDLYQPLKRGRPSTRLTAEELYRLEPGLRPGLHGAVTLDEWGIDAFRLCVLNALSARTHGAELRTWTEVRQLLTEGGRVRGVRWRDALTGEEGEARAPVVFNAAGAWSPALARASGVRVPMRPGKGVHLTLDRRWSSYGVICSAVDGRQMFLMPHENESIVGTTDDDWYGDPDDLEATQDEVEYLLEGAASLVPGVRRARITRAWCGLRTTMYAYGPNEDALSREHQLLDGAADGAAGLLSIVGGKLASYRAQSEEAADRVEALLGRPVTPCRTHQEPLPGGDEVPDPAALAREFPVDASVAARLVYRHGGRAREICGMVRDDRRLGLVLCRDEAILAAEVVYCARHEQVRRLQDLRRRCRLAVGACGGLDCARVGAQLAGRELSWPPERVRAELSDLLDQGWRERRPVLDGAQLAAEELLRGGCGPWEAP; this is encoded by the coding sequence ATGGGCGAGCACGACGTCATCATCGTCGGCGGCGGCGTGAACGGGACCGGCACGGCCCGCGACTGCGCCATGCGCGGGCTGCGGGTGCTGCTGCTGGAGAAGTCGGACTTCGGGGTCGGCGCGAGCGGCAACAGCTCGGGCATGATCCACGGCGGCATCCGCTACATGCTCTCCGACCGGAAGGTCACCGAGCTGGCCTGCCGCGACTCCGGGTACATCCAGCGGATCGCCCCGCACCTGCTGTTCCGCATCCCGTTCCTGATGCCGTTCGGCTCGCGCGCCGAGGGCGCCACGCTCGCCGAGCGCGCCGCCTGGTACGCGACCGAGGTCTACGTCGGCACCTACGACCTGTACCAGCCGCTGAAGCGCGGGCGGCCCTCCACCCGGCTGACCGCCGAGGAGCTGTACCGCCTCGAGCCCGGGCTGCGCCCCGGCCTGCACGGCGCGGTGACGCTGGACGAGTGGGGCATCGACGCGTTCCGGCTGTGCGTGCTGAACGCGCTCTCCGCCCGCACGCACGGCGCCGAGCTGCGCACCTGGACGGAGGTCCGCCAGCTGCTCACCGAGGGTGGCCGGGTGCGCGGCGTCCGCTGGCGCGACGCGCTCACCGGCGAGGAGGGCGAGGCGCGCGCGCCGGTGGTGTTCAACGCGGCGGGCGCGTGGTCGCCGGCCCTGGCGCGCGCGAGCGGCGTGCGCGTGCCGATGCGCCCGGGCAAGGGCGTGCACCTCACGCTCGACCGCCGCTGGTCCAGCTACGGCGTCATCTGCAGCGCGGTGGACGGGCGGCAGATGTTCCTCATGCCGCACGAGAACGAGTCGATCGTCGGCACCACCGACGACGACTGGTACGGCGACCCGGACGACCTGGAGGCGACCCAGGACGAGGTGGAGTACCTGCTGGAGGGCGCCGCCTCGCTCGTCCCCGGCGTGCGGCGGGCGCGGATCACCCGCGCCTGGTGCGGCCTGCGCACCACGATGTACGCGTACGGACCGAACGAGGACGCGCTCTCGCGCGAGCACCAGCTGCTCGACGGCGCCGCCGACGGCGCGGCCGGGCTGCTCTCGATCGTGGGCGGGAAGCTCGCCTCGTACCGCGCGCAGTCCGAGGAGGCCGCCGACCGCGTCGAGGCGCTCCTGGGCCGCCCGGTCACGCCCTGCCGCACGCACCAGGAGCCGCTGCCCGGCGGCGACGAGGTGCCGGACCCGGCCGCGCTGGCGCGCGAGTTCCCGGTGGACGCGTCGGTGGCGGCGCGGCTGGTGTACCGGCACGGCGGCCGCGCGCGGGAGATCTGCGGCATGGTGCGCGACGACCGGCGCCTCGGCCTGGTGCTGTGCCGCGACGAGGCCATCCTCGCGGCCGAGGTGGTCTACTGCGCGCGCCACGAGCAGGTGCGCCGCCTCCAGGACCTGCGGCGGCGCTGCCGGCTGGCGGTGGGCGCCTGCGGCGGCCTCGACTGCGCGCGGGTGGGCGCGCAGCTCGCCGGCCGCGAGCTGTCCTGGCCGCCCGAGCGCGTCCGCGCCGAGCTGTCCGACCTGCTCGACCAGGGCTGGCGCGAGCGGCGGCCGGTGCTGGACGGCGCGCAGCTCGCCGCCGAGGAGCTGCTGCGCGGCGGCTGCGGCCCCTGGGAGGCGCCGTGA
- the aspS gene encoding aspartate--tRNA ligase gives MPRFITELKRTHSCGELTKADIGKEVVLFGWVNNRRDHGGAVFIDLRDRAGLTQVVFEEDVRPDVHELAGQLRLEYCVGVRGKVVSRGGNVNPKLPTGEIEVHASDLEIFNRSEPAPFQIEDKIDTGEEKRLQYRYLDLRRAPLQQTLMTRAKVNHLTRNYFTDKGFLELETPFMVKYTPGGARNFLVPSRLNPGKFYALAESPQLFKQLYMMAGFDRYFQIVRCFRDEDLRLDRQPEFTQIDVEMSFVEQNDVFDVMEGLVVKLWKEVLGIEIPRPFQRMPFEESMAKYGNDKPDLRFDMPHVVLTDLVRQHDGGGVPLMHEAVKAKGIVKAMRVPASANFSRTEIDKLEEYVKGMGAKGLARAKVGEGGEWTQSPLAKTITPALRQAINDACEAKAGDLLLFQFGKESVVHTVMANLRVHLAKRMGLIPEYGSGGAWRFLWVVNPPLFEYDEESGQWAAAHHAFTRPHDSDLQFLESDPGKVNCYRYDLVLNGFEIGGGSIRLHDPEVQARVFKAMGISDEEARSKFGFLLDALKMGAPPHGGIALGMDRLVMLLTGAESLRDVVAWPKTQKGTDLMTGAPGDVDARQLRELYVKSTFEPK, from the coding sequence TTGCCGCGCTTCATCACCGAGCTCAAGCGTACCCACTCCTGCGGTGAACTCACCAAGGCCGACATCGGCAAGGAGGTCGTGCTGTTCGGCTGGGTGAACAACCGGCGGGACCACGGCGGCGCGGTGTTCATCGACCTGCGCGACCGCGCCGGGCTCACCCAGGTGGTGTTCGAGGAGGACGTCCGCCCCGACGTGCACGAGCTCGCCGGCCAGCTCCGGCTCGAGTACTGCGTCGGCGTCCGCGGCAAGGTGGTGTCGCGCGGAGGCAACGTGAACCCGAAGCTCCCCACCGGCGAGATCGAGGTCCACGCCTCCGACCTCGAGATCTTCAACCGCTCCGAGCCGGCGCCGTTCCAGATCGAGGACAAGATCGACACCGGCGAGGAGAAGCGGCTCCAGTACCGCTACCTCGACCTGCGCCGCGCGCCGCTGCAGCAGACGCTCATGACGCGCGCGAAGGTGAACCACCTCACCCGCAACTACTTCACCGACAAGGGCTTCCTCGAGCTCGAGACGCCGTTCATGGTGAAGTACACGCCGGGCGGCGCCCGCAACTTCCTCGTCCCCTCGCGCCTCAACCCCGGCAAGTTCTACGCGCTCGCCGAGAGCCCGCAGCTGTTCAAGCAGCTGTACATGATGGCGGGCTTCGACCGGTACTTCCAGATCGTCCGCTGCTTCCGCGACGAGGACCTCCGGCTCGACCGGCAGCCCGAGTTCACCCAGATCGACGTCGAGATGTCGTTCGTGGAGCAGAACGACGTGTTCGACGTGATGGAGGGGCTGGTGGTGAAGCTCTGGAAGGAGGTGCTCGGGATCGAGATCCCGCGCCCGTTCCAGCGCATGCCGTTCGAGGAGTCGATGGCGAAGTACGGGAACGACAAGCCCGACCTCCGCTTCGACATGCCGCACGTGGTGCTCACCGACCTGGTGCGCCAGCACGACGGCGGCGGCGTCCCGCTCATGCACGAGGCCGTGAAGGCGAAGGGCATCGTCAAGGCGATGCGCGTGCCCGCCTCGGCGAACTTCTCGCGCACCGAGATCGACAAGCTCGAGGAGTACGTGAAGGGCATGGGCGCGAAGGGGCTCGCCCGCGCCAAGGTCGGCGAGGGCGGCGAGTGGACCCAGTCGCCGCTCGCGAAGACCATCACCCCCGCGCTCCGCCAGGCCATCAACGACGCCTGCGAGGCGAAGGCGGGCGACCTGCTCCTGTTCCAGTTCGGCAAGGAGTCGGTCGTCCACACGGTGATGGCGAACCTGCGCGTGCACCTCGCCAAGCGCATGGGCCTCATCCCCGAGTACGGCTCGGGCGGCGCCTGGCGCTTCCTGTGGGTGGTGAACCCGCCGCTGTTCGAGTACGACGAGGAGTCCGGCCAGTGGGCCGCCGCGCACCACGCGTTCACGCGGCCGCACGACTCCGACCTCCAGTTCCTCGAGAGCGACCCGGGCAAGGTGAACTGCTACCGCTACGACCTGGTGCTGAACGGGTTCGAGATCGGCGGCGGCTCCATCCGCCTCCACGACCCCGAGGTCCAGGCGCGGGTGTTCAAGGCCATGGGCATCTCGGACGAGGAGGCCCGCAGCAAGTTCGGCTTCCTGCTCGACGCGCTCAAGATGGGCGCGCCGCCGCACGGCGGCATCGCGCTCGGCATGGACCGCCTGGTCATGCTCCTCACCGGCGCCGAGTCGCTCCGCGACGTGGTGGCCTGGCCCAAGACGCAGAAGGGCACCGACCTCATGACCGGGGCGCCCGGCGACGTGGACGCGCGCCAGCTCCGCGAGCTGTACGTGAAGAGCACGTTCGAGCCGAAGTAG
- a CDS encoding YHS domain-containing protein, whose product MDVDEGGVGIDPVCGRPVLQEDAEAFEYKKRRYFFCSRRCRERFERHAERLHVGELARMGALFGERRDRWGVA is encoded by the coding sequence ATGGACGTGGACGAGGGCGGCGTCGGGATCGATCCGGTGTGCGGGCGGCCGGTGCTCCAGGAGGACGCGGAGGCGTTCGAGTACAAGAAGCGCCGGTACTTCTTCTGCTCGCGCCGCTGCCGGGAGCGGTTCGAGCGCCACGCGGAGCGGCTCCACGTGGGCGAGCTCGCCAGGATGGGCGCGCTGTTCGGGGAGCGGCGCGACCGCTGGGGCGTCGCCTGA
- a CDS encoding MDR family oxidoreductase encodes MPAPSLPQRFRAFVVREGDGTRSAGFEELPASALPEGELTVAVRYSSLNYKDALAVTGKGKVIRKFPMVPGIDLAGTVLESRDPSFQPGDEVLVTGWGIGEATFGGYAGLARVRAEWALPLPRGLTARRAMAIGTAGFTAALCVDALEDAGVRPGGRPVIVTGAAGGVGSVAVALLARAGYEVAASTGRPSERAFLESLGASRIVPREELARPATRPLESETWAGGVDAVGGAVLATVLRQTAYRGAVAACGLAGGTDLPVTVLPFVLRGVRLQGVDSVMAPQAPRARAWGRIARDLTADRIDALTTEIPLAEVPAWSERILAGQVRGRAVVAVAP; translated from the coding sequence ATGCCCGCGCCCTCGCTGCCGCAGCGCTTTCGAGCCTTCGTCGTCCGGGAGGGCGACGGCACCCGCTCCGCCGGCTTCGAGGAGCTGCCCGCCTCCGCGCTGCCGGAGGGCGAGCTGACGGTCGCGGTCCGCTACTCCAGCCTCAACTACAAGGACGCGCTCGCGGTCACCGGCAAGGGCAAGGTGATCCGGAAGTTCCCCATGGTCCCGGGCATCGACCTCGCCGGCACCGTGCTCGAGTCGCGCGACCCGTCGTTCCAGCCGGGCGACGAGGTGCTGGTGACGGGCTGGGGCATCGGCGAGGCCACGTTCGGCGGCTACGCCGGCCTGGCGCGCGTCCGCGCCGAGTGGGCGCTGCCGCTCCCGCGCGGCCTGACCGCCCGGCGCGCGATGGCGATCGGCACCGCCGGGTTCACCGCCGCGCTGTGCGTGGACGCGCTGGAGGACGCCGGCGTGCGCCCCGGCGGCCGGCCGGTGATCGTCACCGGCGCGGCCGGCGGCGTCGGCAGCGTCGCCGTCGCGCTGCTGGCGCGCGCGGGGTACGAGGTCGCGGCCTCCACCGGCCGCCCCTCGGAGCGCGCCTTCCTGGAGTCGCTGGGCGCCTCGCGCATCGTGCCGCGCGAGGAGCTGGCGCGGCCGGCCACGCGGCCGCTCGAGTCGGAGACCTGGGCGGGCGGCGTGGACGCGGTGGGTGGCGCGGTGCTCGCCACCGTGCTCCGCCAGACCGCGTACCGCGGCGCGGTGGCCGCCTGCGGGCTCGCCGGCGGGACCGACCTGCCGGTCACGGTGCTCCCGTTCGTGCTCCGCGGCGTGCGCCTGCAGGGCGTGGACTCGGTGATGGCGCCGCAGGCGCCGCGCGCGCGGGCCTGGGGCCGCATCGCGCGCGATCTCACCGCCGACCGGATCGACGCGCTCACCACCGAGATCCCGCTGGCCGAGGTGCCGGCGTGGAGCGAGCGGATCCTCGCCGGCCAGGTGCGCGGGCGCGCGGTGGTGGCCGTGGCGCCGTAG
- the recJ gene encoding single-stranded-DNA-specific exonuclease RecJ, with protein MSVATGKRWVEAAVDAARAAELAAALGLHPLAARVLAARGHADPAEAEAFLAARLADLPDPFRMKGMEAAVERIARALEGGERIACYGDYDVDGVTSTALLCGFLRAAGADVVTYTPHRLVEGYGLNGDAVRSLAAQGVRLLVTLDCGITSVDEVRVAAGLGVDTVVVDHHTVPVELPAAAAILNPHQPGCAYPSKDLAAVGVTFALAMALRRRLRERGRFGPARPEPNLKEVLDLVALGTVADVVPLVGANRILVRWGLEQLATSRRPGVRALKRVAGIADGTPVTAGQVGFRLAPRINAAGRLDDAGRGVRLLLSGDAAAAQALADELDRENQARQEIERRILEQALADAGARVAAGARGLVLARDGWHAGVVGIVASRVVERFHRPAVLVALEDGAGKGSGRSIEGFHLYDALAACSGHLARFGGHRHAAGVTVERAQVEPFRAAFEAHAAATIADEDLVPRCRIDGWVGDAEVTEDAAEGLARLGPFGAGHPEPVFALRGAAARARTVGAGGAHLKLALGRGLDAIGFGMGDRAPACGGPVDAAFTIGFDEWDGTRRLQLKLKDLRPAR; from the coding sequence GTGTCGGTCGCGACCGGGAAGCGGTGGGTGGAGGCGGCGGTGGACGCGGCGCGCGCGGCGGAGCTGGCCGCCGCCCTGGGCCTGCACCCGCTGGCCGCGCGCGTGCTCGCGGCCCGCGGCCACGCGGACCCGGCGGAGGCCGAGGCCTTCCTGGCCGCGCGCCTCGCCGACCTGCCGGATCCGTTCCGCATGAAGGGGATGGAGGCGGCGGTCGAGCGGATCGCGCGCGCGCTGGAGGGCGGCGAGCGCATCGCCTGCTACGGCGACTACGACGTGGACGGCGTCACCTCGACCGCGCTCCTCTGCGGCTTCCTGCGCGCGGCGGGGGCCGACGTCGTCACCTACACGCCGCACCGGCTGGTGGAGGGCTACGGCCTCAACGGCGACGCCGTCCGCAGCCTGGCCGCGCAGGGCGTCCGCCTGCTGGTGACGCTCGACTGCGGGATCACGAGCGTGGACGAGGTGCGCGTCGCCGCCGGGCTGGGCGTGGACACGGTGGTGGTGGACCACCACACGGTCCCGGTGGAGCTGCCGGCCGCCGCCGCCATCCTCAACCCCCACCAGCCCGGCTGCGCCTACCCGTCGAAGGACCTGGCCGCGGTGGGCGTGACGTTCGCGCTCGCCATGGCGCTCCGGCGCCGGCTCCGCGAGCGGGGTCGCTTCGGCCCGGCCCGGCCCGAGCCGAACCTGAAGGAGGTGCTCGACCTCGTCGCGCTCGGCACGGTCGCCGACGTGGTGCCGCTGGTCGGCGCGAACCGGATCCTGGTGCGCTGGGGGCTCGAGCAGCTCGCGACCAGCCGGCGCCCCGGCGTGCGCGCGCTGAAGCGCGTGGCCGGCATCGCGGACGGGACGCCCGTCACGGCCGGCCAGGTGGGGTTCCGGCTCGCGCCGCGCATCAACGCCGCGGGCCGGCTCGACGACGCGGGGCGCGGCGTGCGCCTGCTGCTCTCCGGCGACGCGGCGGCCGCGCAGGCGCTCGCCGACGAGCTGGACCGGGAGAACCAGGCCAGGCAGGAGATCGAGCGGCGCATCCTGGAGCAGGCGCTCGCCGACGCGGGGGCGCGGGTGGCCGCCGGCGCGCGCGGGCTGGTGCTGGCCCGCGACGGCTGGCACGCCGGCGTCGTGGGCATCGTCGCGTCGCGCGTGGTCGAGCGCTTCCACCGCCCCGCGGTGCTGGTGGCGCTGGAGGACGGCGCCGGGAAGGGCAGCGGGCGGTCGATCGAGGGCTTCCACCTCTACGACGCGCTCGCCGCGTGCTCCGGCCACCTGGCCCGCTTCGGCGGCCACCGGCACGCCGCCGGCGTCACGGTGGAGCGGGCGCAGGTCGAGCCGTTCCGCGCCGCGTTCGAGGCGCACGCCGCCGCCACCATCGCGGACGAGGACCTGGTGCCGCGCTGCCGGATCGACGGCTGGGTGGGCGACGCCGAGGTCACCGAGGACGCCGCCGAGGGGCTGGCGCGGCTCGGGCCGTTCGGCGCCGGCCACCCGGAGCCGGTGTTCGCGCTGCGCGGCGCCGCGGCGCGCGCGCGGACGGTGGGGGCGGGCGGCGCGCACCTGAAGCTCGCGCTCGGGCGCGGCCTCGACGCCATCGGCTTCGGCATGGGCGACCGCGCGCCGGCGTGCGGCGGCCCGGTGGACGCCGCGTTCACCATCGGCTTCGACGAGTGGGACGGCACCCGCCGCCTGCAGCTCAAGCTGAAGGACCTGCGGCCGGCGCGCTGA